The Acidithiobacillus ferrooxidans ATCC 23270 genomic interval GCCGATATTTTCGCTGAGACCCTGGCGGTCACGGTCTTCCAGCAACCGTCCCAGCCACTCCTCAAAAAAAGCGGAATTCTGCTTGTCGCCCTGTCGCTGAAAATCTACCGATGCCTGCATATCCATCCCTCCATTCACATCCTGCCGATCAGTGTACCCCCCTTGATCCAGGCGGCCAACGTACTACCCCCTCGCACTGCCCTTGCTTCACCGACCGCATCTTGCCGGAAAAGCACATGCATTTCCTTGACAAGATACCGATTGGTCGGTATCCTTAATTGCATGATGATACAGCCCCTACGGAAAACCCGTAACCCGGAGCAGACCCGCAGCGATCTACTGGACGCCGCCTATATCGAGATTTTGGAATCCGGCTTTCAGGCGGCCAGCCTGGAACGCATTCTTGCCAATACCTCGGTAAGCAAAGGCGCGCTCTACCATCACTTCGGCACCAAGCGCGAACTGGGGCTGGCCGTAGTCGAAGAAGTGATTGCGCCGCAACTTGCGGTGCGGTGGTTCGCCCCTTTTGCCGAGCACGATGACCCTTTGGTCAGCCTCCAGCGTATTCTCGAAGAAAAAATCACTACTGCCGACGAATCCGTCATCCGCTACGGCTGTCCCCTCAATAATCTCATCCAGGAGATGAGCCCCCTCGATGAGGCGTTCCGCTGCGGGTTGCAGCAGATTCTCGATCGCTGGGTCGCGGTCATGGCCGACGCCTTGGCCAGGGGGCAGACCGCCGGCAAGGTGCGCACCGACGTCGAGGCGAAAGAGGTAGCACTCTTCATCGTTGCCGCCATCGAAGGCTGCGTCGGCCTGGGCAAAAATGCGCAGTCCGTCGAAGCCTATCGGCGTTGTTTGCGACAGTTGCAACTCTACGTCCAGTCACTGGCCGCCTGATAGTAGCGTCCCGTAGCGTGCCGTGAACATTTGCTTCGCAATTTCCGGCGTGCCGCTTTTTTCTGCTTCCTGACCGCAGCAAGGAGATATCATGTCGCAGATCACCTCTGAATGGGTTCAACTGGAAAACGGCCCACGCGCCTGGTATGCCCGCCCCGTCGGCGTGGGTCCATACCCGGCCGTGCTGGTCTTCATCGAGGCCTTCGGAGTCAACGCACACTTTCAGGACGTGGCCCAGCGTCTTGCCCGGGCGGGTTATTGCGCCATGGTGCCCGACCTGTATCACGGCAAGACCTATGATTATTCCGACTTTGACGGTGCCATCGGCCACCTCAAGACCCTGAACGACGCAGTCGTCATGCAGGAGGCGGGCCTGGCCATCCAGGCACTGCAGCAACGTGCCGAGGTGCGCAAGGACGCCATCGGGGCGCTGGGGTTCTGTATGGGCGGACGCTACGCCTTCATGGCCAATGCCATCCATGCAGACCAGCTTCGCGCCGCGGTCGCCTTCTACGGCGGCGGTATTGCCCCCGATCAGGATTCCGTCGGACGTAAGCCAGTGCTGCATCTGGTGGACCAGATGCGGGCGCCGCTGCTGCTGCTTTACGGCGCGGAGGACCAATCCATCACCCCCGAAGAACATGGTCGCATCGCCACCGCGCTCAGCACCGCCGGCAAACGCTATACCCTGACCGTGTTTCCGGGTGCGCCACACGGCTTTTTTGCGGATCCCCGGGGCAGCTTCCGTCCCGATGCCGCGCAGGAAGGCTGGCGCCTGACCCTTGACCACTTCACCCGTTACCTCGGAGCATCCGCATGACGCACAAGCTGTTTTCCTCCTGGACGTTACGCAGCGTCACCCTGCGCAACCGCATCTGCGTGGCGCCCATGTGCCAGTATTCCACACCCGATGGCGTCGCTGGGGACTGGCATATGGTGCATCTCGGCAGCCGCGCCGTGGGTGGCGCCGGGCTGGTCATGGTGGAAGCGGCTGCCATCAGCCCGGAAGGCCGCATTTCCCCCCGCGACCTCGGTATCTGGACGGATGCGCAGGCGCGGGCACTGGCTCCCATCGTGGCGTTCATGAAGACGCAGGGGACGGTCACCGCCATTCAGATCGCCCATGCGGGACGGAAGGCGTCCACCCGGCCGCCCTTTCTCGGTGGCGACCCCATTGCGCCCGATGCCGAGGGCGGCTGGGAGCCTCTGGGACCCAGTGCCCTGCCCTTCCACCACAGCCATACCGTGCCCCACGCCATGGACGCCCAGAACCTGGAGAAGGTACGCAGGGACTTTGTGGCCGCGGCCAGACGTGCACTGGCCGCGGGATTCGAGGTTCTGGAACTGCACATGGCCCACGGCTATCTGCTGCACAGCTTTCTGTCCCCCATCAGCAACCAGCGGACCGACGACTACGGCGGCAGCCTGGAAAACCGCATGCGCCTGCCACTGGAAATCACCGCTGCCGTGCGCGCGGTGTGGCCCGAAGATCTGCCCCTCTGGGTGAGGATTTCCGCCACGGACTGGGTGCGCGGCGGCTGGGATCTGGAGCAGTCCGTCGTCCTCGCCAAAGCGTTGAAGGACCGTGGCGTGGACGTCATCGATTGCAGCAGCGGTGGCATGACGCCGGATGCCGTCATCCCCGCCGGCCCCGGCTTCCAGACGCCTTTCGCCAGCGCCATCCGCCAGGAGGTCGGCATGCCCACCGTCGCTGTCGGCCTCATCACCGAGGCGATGCAGGCAGAACACATCCTCGTCACCGAACAGGCTGACGCCGTGGCCCTGGCCCGGGAACTGCTGCGCAACCCCTACTGGCCCCTGCACGCGGCCCGAGAACTCGGCGTCGATATCGCCTGGCCCGTACAGTACGATCGCGCCAAAGCACGCCCATAATCCCCCTTACCGTTCGGGGGCTGCCATCGGGGTGGCAAAAAACGCGCTTGCGGCGGCCCGCAGGGAGCGGTAATAAAGGGTGTCAGACGGGGTTCGGGACGGATTCCACCAGCAATTTCTGCAACTGCGCGAGCGTCGCCCTGCGCAAAGGTCGGCCGTCCACGGGGGATGCGGGACTGCGCCGGTCCTCGTCCAGATCAAAGAGGACCAGACGCAGATCCGCCCCGGCAAAATTCAGCTTCAGGCAAGGATAATCCCGGGCCGGGGCATCCCCATAATGAAGCCGCTGCCAGACTTCTTCATAAGCTACCTTCTGATCCATCAGAAAAAAAATCACGCTCTCCGGCGCGTCCACAAAAAGATGGAGGGTGACGGGCGCGTGGCGCGTCGCCGTCCCGGTCAGAACCGGCCCGGTCAGACGCGGCCGAAACTCCGCCAGCCACTGCATGGCCTGCGCAGCCTGCTCGCGGAGCTGGCGCAACTCCGCCTCATGAACCTGACCGTGGAAAAGCTGCAGACGCGACTGAAGCTCTTCCTCGATCTCCGCATTACTTGGCCAGTCCTGCTGGGCGTCGCCGCCGGCGCCCAGGCGGCGCGCCGCCTTTTCCTTGGCCACCCGGAAGTCCACCACCCCTTCGTCGGCCATGATCCGCGCCGATTCCACCACCAGCAAGCGCCGCAAACGGGACTGTTGCTGTGACTTGGCCATTTCCGCACCCCGCTCATTGTCTACAAACGACATTCCGCATAAGATAGCGCGAATGCGAGAGTGGCGGAATTGGTAGACGCACTGGATTTAGGTT includes:
- a CDS encoding TetR/AcrR family transcriptional regulator → MMIQPLRKTRNPEQTRSDLLDAAYIEILESGFQAASLERILANTSVSKGALYHHFGTKRELGLAVVEEVIAPQLAVRWFAPFAEHDDPLVSLQRILEEKITTADESVIRYGCPLNNLIQEMSPLDEAFRCGLQQILDRWVAVMADALARGQTAGKVRTDVEAKEVALFIVAAIEGCVGLGKNAQSVEAYRRCLRQLQLYVQSLAA
- a CDS encoding dienelactone hydrolase family protein, whose amino-acid sequence is MSQITSEWVQLENGPRAWYARPVGVGPYPAVLVFIEAFGVNAHFQDVAQRLARAGYCAMVPDLYHGKTYDYSDFDGAIGHLKTLNDAVVMQEAGLAIQALQQRAEVRKDAIGALGFCMGGRYAFMANAIHADQLRAAVAFYGGGIAPDQDSVGRKPVLHLVDQMRAPLLLLYGAEDQSITPEEHGRIATALSTAGKRYTLTVFPGAPHGFFADPRGSFRPDAAQEGWRLTLDHFTRYLGASA
- a CDS encoding NADH:flavin oxidoreductase/NADH oxidase, whose product is MTHKLFSSWTLRSVTLRNRICVAPMCQYSTPDGVAGDWHMVHLGSRAVGGAGLVMVEAAAISPEGRISPRDLGIWTDAQARALAPIVAFMKTQGTVTAIQIAHAGRKASTRPPFLGGDPIAPDAEGGWEPLGPSALPFHHSHTVPHAMDAQNLEKVRRDFVAAARRALAAGFEVLELHMAHGYLLHSFLSPISNQRTDDYGGSLENRMRLPLEITAAVRAVWPEDLPLWVRISATDWVRGGWDLEQSVVLAKALKDRGVDVIDCSSGGMTPDAVIPAGPGFQTPFASAIRQEVGMPTVAVGLITEAMQAEHILVTEQADAVALARELLRNPYWPLHAARELGVDIAWPVQYDRAKARP